Part of the Sporomusa termitida genome, TAGTTTGCTGACGGCCAAAAGGGCAAATGGCGGCGTCAGCCCCTCCTGGCAGCCCCCTGCCAGTAGGCGTCGCCGGTGCTTCCTGGCCCTTTGCCCTTTTGTCTCGCCCTAAAACTAACACCTAACTTTGCAAGGTACTGGGCAATAACTTAACATTGCTGTATTTACCGGTTAACAGTATAAATATGCTAATAATGCTAAAAATATCCACAGAAGCAAAGGAGTGGTGCGCGCTGATCGATAACTCGATTTTTATAATATACCGCTATTTCAAGAGGCTGTTGCTCTATCAACCGCCCCCCCAGGCCGCACCGTTTATCCTTGAGGAAACACCGGCAGAAAAACCCCGGCCGGAAGAAGCCTCTGACCCGCACCAGGAAGCCGGCCGGGCCGGCCTCAAAGAGCAGCACTACGAGCTCAGTTCGCTGTTGCGGCAGGCTTACCGTATTACAAGCCTTATGGAAAAAGCCAAAGCGGCGTTAACCCAAAAGCCGGATGAGGCAAGCCGCCTGGGGCTTGAGGCCGAGTTTCACCGCCTTGAGCAGCAGCAGCAAGAGTTAACCCCTCTGCTCCTGAGCTATGATAGCCAGCAAGACCGTACAAGCCTGGGATCAGCCCCGCTGCGGCCAAGCCTGGAAGAAAATCTGCATGTCGTCAACCGCCTGTACGAGCTGCCTGCCAATAAAGACCTTGTCGTCAGGGAGATTACCCTGCCGCTCCGCCCACCGGTGCCGGCAGTCCTGCTGTTTATTGACGGCATGGTAGACTCCAAGCTTTTGAACCTGGCTATTATGCAGCCATTACTGATGATGCCGCCCCCCCAGGGCATCCGCAACGGCACCGGGCTGATCAGTCATCTTAGAAAAGAAATACTGCCTGCCAATCAGGTGGTGGCAGGAAAAACCTTCACCGATCTGCAGGATGGCATTAACAGCGGCGACACCGTCCTCTTAATTGATGGTGTCGATGAACTGCTTATTATCGGTTCCAAAGGCTGGGAGCACCGTGCTGTTGCCAAGCCCACCACCGAGCAGTCCATTCGCGGCTCCCAGATGGCCTTCAGCGAAAATCTGCGTGTCAATACAGCCCTGATCCGAACCATGCTCCGCACCAGCGATCTTGTGACCGAAATGATTAAAATCGGCGAACGCAGCCGGGTCAATTGTGCCGTCATGTATGTAAAATCAATTGCTAATGCCTCCCTGGTCACTGAAGTCAAACGCCGGATTGGCAGTATCAGGACAGATTACGTGGACGACATCGGCCTGTTGGAACAATTTATCGAAGATCATCCCAAGTTACCCTTTCCGCAGACAATATCGACAGAACGCCCTGACCGGGTATCGGTCCATCTCGCGGAGGGGCGGGTGGCCATTATCCTGGAAGGCAACCCCTTTGTGCTGGTAGTCCCGGTCGATATGTTTGCGCTGCTGCACTCGGCCGAAGATTTCAGCCTGAAGGTGCCGGCCGGGAGCTTTATGCGGGTGTTAAGAGTTGTCGGTACACTTATATCCACAATGCTGCCGGCCTTCTATATTGCCATCAGCTACTTTCACCAGGAGGCCCTGCCCACCGAATTAGTACTGGCGATCGTCGGCGCCCGGGGCGATGTCCCGTTTCCGGCCTATTTTGAGGTTATTGTTATGGAAATATCCTTTGAGCTGATTCGTGAAGCCAGCCTGAGAATTCCGAATATCCTGGGCTCTACCATTGGCATTGTCGGCGCTATCATCCTGGGGCAGGCCGCAGTGGCCGCCCATATTGTCAGCCCGATTATGGTGGTCATTATTGCCATCACCGGCCTGGCCTCATTTACGATCCCGGAATACCGGTTTGCCTTTGCCGTAAGATCCGTCCGGTTCGGCCTGCTGCTGCTGGCGGCGATAGCCGGACTGGTCGGGCTGTCGTCGGGGATTCTCCTGCTGATCACGACCCTGGCTTATATGAAATCCTTTGGCATGCCTTATCTCTCGCCGATCTCCCCGAAGTCAACGGGGGGCCTTGATGTATTCGTACGGGGCGCTGTTTTCCGGCAGGAATCCCGGCCGGATGCGCTGAACACCAAAGATCCCACCAGGCAGCCCCATATTAGCCGCAGGTGGACCACGGCTGCCCCGCAGGAAGGAGATGATCAACCATAAGCTACCATGTCGGTCATATGGGGATCAGCGAAGGGCTGGCCCTGGTCTTTCTCAATACCTTCCCCCGGATCTTCCTCACCCGCCCGGCCCAAACGATTGAAGCTAATGCCGGCCTGGCCTGGTTTGCCGTTGCCTTGCCGCTCATTACGTTACTTATTCCGGTGTATATGTTACTGTACGTGTTCCAACGGAATCAGGGCGATATCTATGCGGTAACCCAGCAGCTGTTAGGCAAAGTTGGCGCCCGGGCGGTATCGCTGGTGCTGATCACAATGTTTGTTAGTGACGCCGCCCTGCTGCTCCGCCAGTTTGCTGAAAACACGCTGCTGACGGCGCTGCCGTTTATGGAGTTTAACAATGCGATCTCCTGGTATACAGTCAATGCCGTTATTCTCTGTTACCTGGGGATTGAATGCATCGCCCGCACCGCCTATATTATTCTGCCGTTTGGCGTTGCCAGCCTCGGGTTTGTCATGGCAGCACTCACCCCCTTTTATGATATCAACCTGCTGGGACCGTGGCAGGGGCATGGCTTCGGCACAGCCGTCCGGTCAGGGATAGCTGTTTCCGGGATCAATTTCGGCGTCCTGATCCTCTTTGTGCTGGGTCCGGTCTTGCAAAACCTGCGCACCATCAAACGGGCGGCGATTTTCGGCCTGGGTGGCAGCACCCTGCTAAAAGCACTGTCCATATTCGTGTTTACGCTCACCTTCGGGACCAAAATAGCCCTTGAGAAAACCATCCCTTTTTTTGAAATGGCCCGCCTGGTCTATCTCAACCGCTATATCCAAAGGGTTGAATCGCTCTTTATCATGTTGTGGGTTATTGCCGGCATTATGAGCATTGCTATTGATATCTATATTGCCTGCTACCTGTTAACAAGAGCCCTCAACCTTTCGACCCCGCGTCCGCTTATTGCCTCCCTGGCCCTGCTCGTAACCGGAATCGCCATGATCCCGCCGGATATTGCCAGCGTCATCCGGCTGGATACGATTGTAACCGTGACCCTGCACAATGCCGGTCTCTATGGGATACCTTTGCTATTATTTGCGGCAACGGTATTTAAAGGAAGGAAGAAAAAATCGTGGACATCCGCTTAAAGCTTGCCGCCTGTTTGCTGTTGCTTACCGTATGCACTGCCGGCTGCAACGGGGGCAGAGAGATTGATGATTTTGCCTATGTGGTCAGTGTCGGCATTGACCCCGGGCCTGACAACCAGAGTATTATTACCTATCAGATCGCAACCGGTCAGGGGCAAGGCGGCAAAGAGAACGGCACAGGTGAAGCCAGTACTTTTCTTATCACCATTGTTGCCCCCTCGCTCGCGGAAGCCCGTAACCTGCTGAACTCGGTGGTTGCCCGCACCCCTAATCTGTCTCATACCAAAGCGGTGATCATCGGCGAGGATTTGGCCAGGCAGGGGATTGGTGATATACTGGGGCCGCTGCTGCGGTTCCGGGAATTTCGCGGTTCCATGTTTATCACGGTTACCCGGGGCTCCGCTCAGGAATTCATGCAAAAAAACAAACCCTCCATGGAAAAGCTTCCTTCCCGCTGGCTGGAAAACTCCCTGACGTCCCGGCAGGATACAGGCTATTTTCTAGCTTCCAATCTGCACCAGTTTTACACAAGATTGAAATCTACCAGCGGTGCCCCCTATGCCACCTATATGGGCATTAACCCGCTGGATCTCCAGCCCAAGCCTGTTGACAACAAGGACAAGGGCGAAGAGGCAGTCGCTTATTATCCTGCCGGGCTGGGTCGTGAAGGCGGTGACCCGGCCGAGGTAATCGGCACCGCCGTATTTGTAGCCGATAAAATGGTCGGTGCGCTGAACAATGAGGAAACACGGGTGGTTTCCATCCTCAGCGGGGACTTTGTCCGAGGGTTTATTACCGTGACCGACCCGCTAGCCCCGCAGCATGGCATCAATGTCCATCTGCGGCTTGGCCAAAAGCCGGAAATCAAGCCAGCCTGGCTGGAGGGCAGGCTGGTATTTACCATCAAGCTGCTGCTTGAGGGGGAAATAACCAGTATTCCCAGCGGCATTAATTACGAGAACAGGGAATATGGGCTGCTGCTTGAACAACACATCGCCAATGTTCTGACAAATCAGATGGAGAAAATGCTGGCCCACACCCAGGAGCTGGGTAGCGATGTGGTCGGCTTTGGCTTGCATGCCCGCAATCTTTTCAGCAATTTCAGTGAAGTTGATCAACTCAACTGGTATAAAATTTATCCGACTGTCGGATTTAACCTCAATGTTTCAGTAAAGACCAGACGGACCGGGCTCATGTATAAGTCCTCACCCATCAAGACGGAGGCTGACGAATGACCGATATAGCTTTTTTAATTGTAGCCATACTGGCAGGCATTCACTCCGGCAGCTACGCCCTGTATGAACACAAACAGGGCAACCGGTTTGGCGCCGGCGGTGTTATCCTCTTAGCCCTGGCCAGTACCGGGGTGTTTCTGTACCGGATCTTTACCGGCTAAAAACAATGACAGGCCCCCATTCCCGGGCAGGGAGCGGGGGCCTGCCGTTCAGGAATATATTGACACTGAAATTATTCTTGACAGTTGCTGCCTATCACGTACAATTAAAGTAATTACAACAGCCATACTTTACAATAGGTACAACTCGCCAGCTGACATAGAGACACGGTCAGCCGCCGGAGGGATTATGAGAAAAATTCAGCTGCTTCTTTTAAGTGTTATCTTGTTTTGGAGTTCAGCCATTGGCTACGCCGGTCCCCGGGAGGATTATGAGGAAGCCCATGCCCTCTACATAGCCGCTGCCGCCAGCGTAGCTGCCTATCATGACCGGGTCGGGGAATTGGCCAGCCGTTATCTGGAACAGGAAGGGTGGCATATTGACCATTATGTTCAGCCCGGGTCCCGCAGCGGTGCCCGGTTCCTGCTGGCCAAGAAAGAAAATGAACCGGGCAAAAACCTGTACGTCCTGGCCATTGTGGGGACAGAAACCACCGATGATATGAAGATCAATCTAAAATTCGACAAAGTTTATTTTGCCGGCAGCACGGCTGAAGAATTTGCCCTCAATGCTGCCAACAAAAACCCACCCCGGACTGCCCCCCAGGTCCACAAGGGTTTTAACGAATTTATCCAGTCCGGCCCGTCGGCGGTCCTCCGCAATGCGGAAAACACGCCGCTTATGCTGCCTGATCTGCTGCACATGAATCCTAATGATAAACTCTATCTGACCGGCCACAGTTTAGGCGGGGCCGCAGCCACACTGGCCGGAGCCCGCTTGCTCAACCTGGGGACCAAAGCTAAGCAGCTGCAGGTAATTACCTTCGGTGCTCCGGCGATAGGGAATGACGCTTTTGCTGCTGCCTATACGCCGATCCTGCCGTTAAC contains:
- a CDS encoding GerAB/ArcD/ProY family transporter, which encodes MGISEGLALVFLNTFPRIFLTRPAQTIEANAGLAWFAVALPLITLLIPVYMLLYVFQRNQGDIYAVTQQLLGKVGARAVSLVLITMFVSDAALLLRQFAENTLLTALPFMEFNNAISWYTVNAVILCYLGIECIARTAYIILPFGVASLGFVMAALTPFYDINLLGPWQGHGFGTAVRSGIAVSGINFGVLILFVLGPVLQNLRTIKRAAIFGLGGSTLLKALSIFVFTLTFGTKIALEKTIPFFEMARLVYLNRYIQRVESLFIMLWVIAGIMSIAIDIYIACYLLTRALNLSTPRPLIASLALLVTGIAMIPPDIASVIRLDTIVTVTLHNAGLYGIPLLLFAATVFKGRKKKSWTSA
- a CDS encoding lipase family protein; translation: MRKIQLLLLSVILFWSSAIGYAGPREDYEEAHALYIAAAASVAAYHDRVGELASRYLEQEGWHIDHYVQPGSRSGARFLLAKKENEPGKNLYVLAIVGTETTDDMKINLKFDKVYFAGSTAEEFALNAANKNPPRTAPQVHKGFNEFIQSGPSAVLRNAENTPLMLPDLLHMNPNDKLYLTGHSLGGAAATLAGARLLNLGTKAKQLQVITFGAPAIGNDAFAAAYTPILPLTRVVIDGDPVTGVLQTLVGGYKQFGREIIWQKPATINDPHKITGYVDAALKNYYDKRQLARQAGVSIAEPVAKKAANPGRVYIAPMKDNLPAALADDFWYMREALMDEYRKTLPDCLITAETSTGNWREEAVAAGCQWIIVPEVTGIRLKEQKDSYLITFHQIVLDANTGAAVDAAIFSTRTYNLTPLEAFIHTFRGINAHQATWLKER
- a CDS encoding spore germination protein is translated as MLIMLKISTEAKEWCALIDNSIFIIYRYFKRLLLYQPPPQAAPFILEETPAEKPRPEEASDPHQEAGRAGLKEQHYELSSLLRQAYRITSLMEKAKAALTQKPDEASRLGLEAEFHRLEQQQQELTPLLLSYDSQQDRTSLGSAPLRPSLEENLHVVNRLYELPANKDLVVREITLPLRPPVPAVLLFIDGMVDSKLLNLAIMQPLLMMPPPQGIRNGTGLISHLRKEILPANQVVAGKTFTDLQDGINSGDTVLLIDGVDELLIIGSKGWEHRAVAKPTTEQSIRGSQMAFSENLRVNTALIRTMLRTSDLVTEMIKIGERSRVNCAVMYVKSIANASLVTEVKRRIGSIRTDYVDDIGLLEQFIEDHPKLPFPQTISTERPDRVSVHLAEGRVAIILEGNPFVLVVPVDMFALLHSAEDFSLKVPAGSFMRVLRVVGTLISTMLPAFYIAISYFHQEALPTELVLAIVGARGDVPFPAYFEVIVMEISFELIREASLRIPNILGSTIGIVGAIILGQAAVAAHIVSPIMVVIIAITGLASFTIPEYRFAFAVRSVRFGLLLLAAIAGLVGLSSGILLLITTLAYMKSFGMPYLSPISPKSTGGLDVFVRGAVFRQESRPDALNTKDPTRQPHISRRWTTAAPQEGDDQP
- a CDS encoding Ger(x)C family spore germination protein, with the protein product MDIRLKLAACLLLLTVCTAGCNGGREIDDFAYVVSVGIDPGPDNQSIITYQIATGQGQGGKENGTGEASTFLITIVAPSLAEARNLLNSVVARTPNLSHTKAVIIGEDLARQGIGDILGPLLRFREFRGSMFITVTRGSAQEFMQKNKPSMEKLPSRWLENSLTSRQDTGYFLASNLHQFYTRLKSTSGAPYATYMGINPLDLQPKPVDNKDKGEEAVAYYPAGLGREGGDPAEVIGTAVFVADKMVGALNNEETRVVSILSGDFVRGFITVTDPLAPQHGINVHLRLGQKPEIKPAWLEGRLVFTIKLLLEGEITSIPSGINYENREYGLLLEQHIANVLTNQMEKMLAHTQELGSDVVGFGLHARNLFSNFSEVDQLNWYKIYPTVGFNLNVSVKTRRTGLMYKSSPIKTEADE